In the genome of Ignavibacteria bacterium, one region contains:
- a CDS encoding TIGR02757 family protein — MNKTDLKKYLEQVYNQYKHKHSSKDPVWVLHKFVHERDIEIAGLIVSCFAYGQVDQINKFTGELFSRTSMNIYEFTANFNEQKDKKFLRGLYYRFNDEKDLVYLFKNLNRVLKEHGSLKKVFLKHHKNENENILDGLTGLVGELRKETQNKNQKETQNIASLRYLLPSPEDNSTCKRLNLFMRWMVRKDDIDLGIWKEIDKSKLVMPVDTHIYKVTQKLKMVKRKSCDLKYAVELTNELKEFDADDPVKYDFALCHVRLDKKF, encoded by the coding sequence ATGAACAAAACCGACTTAAAAAAATATTTAGAACAGGTTTATAATCAGTATAAGCATAAACATTCATCGAAAGACCCGGTTTGGGTGCTGCATAAGTTTGTGCACGAACGAGATATCGAAATTGCCGGGCTGATTGTCTCTTGTTTTGCCTATGGGCAGGTTGATCAGATAAATAAGTTCACCGGCGAATTATTTTCAAGAACTTCGATGAATATTTACGAATTTACTGCGAATTTTAATGAACAAAAAGACAAAAAATTTTTGAGAGGGCTGTATTACAGGTTCAATGATGAGAAGGATTTGGTTTATTTGTTTAAAAATCTGAACAGGGTATTGAAGGAACATGGAAGCTTGAAGAAAGTCTTTTTGAAGCATCATAAAAATGAGAATGAGAATATTTTGGATGGATTGACCGGGTTAGTGGGTGAGTTAAGAAAGGAGACGCAAAACAAGAATCAAAAGGAGACGCAAAATATTGCGTCTCTACGATATTTACTGCCGTCGCCGGAGGATAATTCGACTTGCAAGCGGCTGAATTTGTTTATGAGGTGGATGGTAAGGAAAGATGATATTGATTTGGGGATATGGAAAGAAATTGATAAGAGTAAATTGGTTATGCCTGTTGATACGCATATTTATAAAGTGACCCAGAAGCTGAAGATGGTTAAGAGGAAAAGCTGTGATTTGAAATATGCGGTTGAGCTGACGAATGAGTTAAAGGAATTTGATGCTGATGACCCTGTGAAGTATGATTTTGCGCTGTGTCATGTCCGGCTCGACAAAAAGTTTTAA
- a CDS encoding 3-hydroxyacyl-CoA dehydrogenase family protein encodes MKNLFIIGDNDALISELKNFLSSKYQFSASPTDADITIEVTNYDKELKFNNLKYLEDNISDDTLIISSSLCIPLTAQLRGVKNFNRLFGAGLYPTFSQVKGIECTKTNLSSQDYINSINDLFENTIWVEDRAGMINLRIVSLIINEAYLVLQEHTANENDIDTAMKLGTNYPFGPIEWSQRIGLDVVYNILQSMYNEYGDDRYRITPLLRERYLEWTITNK; translated from the coding sequence ATGAAGAATTTATTCATAATCGGCGATAATGACGCCCTGATTTCCGAACTAAAAAACTTCCTTAGCTCCAAATACCAGTTCTCAGCATCTCCAACCGATGCCGATATAACCATTGAAGTTACAAATTACGACAAGGAGTTAAAATTCAATAATCTCAAGTACTTAGAAGATAATATCTCCGACGATACTTTAATAATTTCTTCATCATTATGCATTCCATTAACCGCTCAGCTCCGCGGAGTCAAAAACTTTAACCGCCTTTTCGGAGCAGGTTTATACCCAACATTCAGTCAGGTCAAAGGCATCGAATGCACAAAGACAAACCTCTCCTCACAGGATTATATTAACTCCATCAATGATTTATTTGAAAATACTATCTGGGTGGAAGACCGCGCGGGAATGATAAATCTTCGAATAGTTTCTCTCATCATAAACGAAGCATATCTCGTCTTACAGGAGCATACTGCTAACGAAAACGACATCGACACTGCTATGAAGCTCGGCACAAACTATCCTTTTGGACCAATCGAATGGAGTCAACGCATCGGACTCGACGTTGTTTATAACATCCTGCAATCAATGTATAATGAATACGGAGATGATCGCTATCGCATCACCCCCCTTTTACGTGAAAGATATTTAGAGTGGACAATAACTAACAAGTAA
- a CDS encoding DUF5723 family protein, with the protein MLFKIFKIVFCFALFFSVGSLFAQSSDNPKSMALGRTSVANSFNIDALNNNPANLVYNGTFDKSNYYISVFSSAGYMMNSEFLTLDFYNKYFTGNENGGARFLSDIDKKDILKQSSNTASNFGVNLKFFGLVIKDKDIGAFGFSVEDRILGKNYLPEDAMHIALFGNEKNRTYDFSDFDIDMSWIRQLNFSYAREFNDLFSGIDGFSAGISVKPALGYYNFHMHNNDLTLHTDDSNKVNARGNMVMRSSRIGKEKGAIVFPEFTELAGFGMGFDVGFHFKFDKKWDMGLSVTDIGWMNWYKNTKEYLYEGDFLITDLGNSEQYDRLLNLIEGTSQEIPNYQQSMPTTVHVGVNYKIFDPIFSKNSIERANISFEYAQGLSNTSGTLMKPLFFLGGEYMLSQYFIPRMGFVLADKENFAMSLGAGMVTDYFVFDIGTHNILSIVDVNKSTKTSFAVSMKLKFD; encoded by the coding sequence ATGTTATTTAAAATTTTTAAAATAGTTTTTTGTTTTGCGTTGTTCTTCAGTGTCGGAAGCTTGTTTGCGCAGTCTTCCGATAATCCTAAGTCAATGGCTTTGGGCAGAACATCGGTTGCGAATTCGTTTAATATAGATGCATTGAATAATAATCCGGCTAACCTTGTATATAATGGAACGTTCGATAAATCAAATTATTACATTTCGGTGTTCAGTTCTGCCGGATATATGATGAACAGTGAATTTCTGACGCTGGATTTTTATAATAAATATTTCACAGGTAATGAAAACGGAGGAGCAAGATTTTTAAGTGATATAGATAAGAAGGATATTTTGAAGCAGTCATCGAACACTGCTTCGAACTTTGGAGTGAATTTAAAATTTTTCGGACTTGTGATTAAGGATAAAGATATAGGCGCATTTGGGTTTAGCGTGGAAGACAGAATTTTGGGAAAGAATTATTTACCTGAAGACGCAATGCACATAGCGCTTTTTGGTAATGAAAAAAACAGAACTTATGATTTTTCGGATTTTGACATAGACATGAGCTGGATTAGACAGTTGAATTTTTCTTATGCCAGAGAGTTTAATGATTTGTTTAGCGGCATTGATGGGTTTAGCGCAGGGATTTCGGTGAAGCCGGCATTAGGATATTATAATTTTCACATGCATAACAATGACCTTACGCTTCATACTGATGACAGTAATAAAGTAAATGCACGAGGAAACATGGTTATGCGTTCATCAAGAATCGGTAAAGAAAAGGGTGCGATTGTTTTTCCTGAGTTCACTGAATTAGCTGGATTCGGGATGGGTTTTGATGTTGGGTTTCATTTTAAATTTGATAAAAAATGGGATATGGGTCTAAGCGTAACCGACATCGGCTGGATGAACTGGTATAAAAACACAAAAGAGTATTTGTATGAGGGGGATTTTCTGATTACGGATTTGGGAAACTCGGAGCAATATGACCGGCTTTTAAATTTGATTGAAGGGACTTCGCAGGAGATTCCGAATTACCAGCAATCAATGCCGACAACGGTTCACGTGGGGGTTAACTATAAAATCTTTGACCCTATATTTTCTAAAAATTCTATTGAAAGAGCGAATATATCATTTGAATATGCTCAGGGGCTATCGAACACATCAGGTACTTTGATGAAACCGCTGTTTTTTCTTGGAGGAGAATATATGCTGAGCCAATATTTTATTCCGCGAATGGGATTTGTGCTTGCTGACAAGGAGAATTTTGCTATGAGCTTAGGCGCAGGTATGGTAACTGATTATTTTGTGTTTGATATAGGAACGCATAACATACTTTCTATCGTTGATGTGAACAAATCAACGAAAACTTCGTTTGCAGTTTCGATGAAGTTGAAGTTTGACTAA
- the miaA gene encoding tRNA (adenosine(37)-N6)-dimethylallyltransferase MiaA, with protein sequence MKDVIAIVGPTASGKTKLSIEIAKKINGEIVSADSRQVYLHIPVATSAPSLNDRNLIKHYFIEELNLDEEFNAGEYGKKGRVIIEDILSRGKTPVIVGGSGLYVRSLIEGFFDEEIKDKKIRAELNEKLKQKGREFLYNELKEIDKIAAAAMLPSNIRRIIRALEIYYATGKKISELHKNKVEIKFRTHQYGLMLERKYLYERINDRVDEMIKAGLVEEVRALWDRGYSYKNFNSLNTVGIKEVMKYFENEYNYEEMVEMIKQNTRRYAKRQMTWFNKDKKIKWVVVEHTTDFAVLSDYIINDFYKNSEKLN encoded by the coding sequence ATGAAGGACGTTATTGCGATTGTCGGTCCTACAGCATCCGGAAAAACAAAGCTTTCAATTGAGATAGCGAAGAAAATTAACGGTGAGATTGTATCAGCGGATTCACGTCAGGTTTATCTGCACATACCGGTCGCAACTTCTGCACCTTCTTTAAATGACCGGAATTTAATTAAACATTATTTCATTGAAGAGCTCAATCTTGATGAGGAATTTAACGCAGGAGAGTATGGTAAAAAAGGACGGGTGATTATTGAAGATATTTTGAGCCGCGGAAAAACTCCAGTAATAGTTGGGGGAAGCGGACTTTATGTGCGTTCATTGATTGAAGGATTTTTTGATGAAGAAATAAAGGATAAAAAAATAAGAGCCGAACTGAACGAAAAGTTAAAACAGAAGGGGAGGGAATTTTTATATAATGAGCTTAAAGAAATTGACAAGATTGCCGCAGCGGCAATGCTCCCAAGCAATATACGAAGAATTATCAGAGCGCTTGAAATTTATTATGCGACAGGAAAAAAGATTTCTGAACTGCATAAAAATAAAGTCGAGATAAAGTTCAGAACTCATCAATACGGGTTAATGCTTGAAAGAAAATATTTATATGAGAGAATTAATGACAGAGTCGATGAAATGATAAAAGCCGGACTGGTTGAAGAAGTGAGGGCTTTATGGGATAGAGGTTATAGTTATAAAAATTTCAATTCCCTCAATACCGTGGGAATTAAAGAAGTGATGAAATACTTTGAAAACGAATATAATTATGAGGAAATGGTGGAAATGATTAAACAAAACACGCGAAGATATGCAAAAAGGCAAATGACCTGGTTTAACAAGGATAAAAAAATAAAATGGGTTGTAGTAGAACATACGACAGATTTTGCCGTATTATCTGATTATATTATAAACGATTTTTATAAAAATAGTGAAAAACTTAATTAA
- a CDS encoding oligosaccharide flippase family protein, producing the protein MIQKIKNLSKETLIYGTSTMVGRFLNFILVPFYTNFIPPAEYGIIANIFAYIAILNVFFSLGLESGFFRFSAFQEIGSKKENFSLPFVTIFLNSLILSAVLFFFPSVFSGIFSVTQANYDLIKYTALILFFDAIVLVPFANLRLHHKPVKFSIIKIINIVVNVALNFILIIGFNMGIEAILISNLAASVVTFIILLPEIFANLEIKFNKELFIELLKFSLPYIPAGISANIIQVIDRPMLVYLTNDQTAGIYTANYKLGIIMMIFVTMFDFAWRPFFLNNAKDENAKLLFSKVMTLFIMVGAFICLVTTLFLNDIILIFGQSYRSGLEIVPIILTAYLLNGVYVNLMPGIYFKKKTKYLPLITGIAAAANVVSNLLLIPSLGMMGAAYSTLLSYLLMVIGIYITAQKFYRIDYEYFKICMIFLSLISVILFWFYSPQINLITKLLIIAGYIGIVFAFKIVNFSTVAKLVKTKGV; encoded by the coding sequence ATGATACAAAAAATAAAAAATCTTTCGAAGGAAACGCTGATTTACGGAACCAGCACGATGGTCGGAAGATTTTTGAATTTCATACTCGTTCCCTTTTATACGAACTTCATTCCACCGGCAGAATATGGTATCATCGCAAATATTTTTGCGTACATTGCAATTCTCAATGTCTTTTTTTCTCTCGGGCTTGAATCAGGATTTTTCAGATTTTCGGCTTTTCAGGAAATAGGAAGCAAGAAAGAAAATTTTTCACTACCGTTCGTTACTATTTTTTTAAACTCACTTATTTTATCTGCAGTTTTATTTTTCTTTCCATCCGTTTTTTCGGGAATTTTTTCTGTCACACAAGCTAACTATGACCTCATAAAATATACGGCTCTCATTTTATTTTTTGATGCAATAGTTCTTGTGCCGTTTGCAAATCTGCGTCTTCATCACAAACCGGTTAAGTTTTCGATTATTAAAATAATCAATATTGTTGTTAATGTTGCTTTGAATTTCATATTGATAATCGGATTTAACATGGGTATTGAGGCAATTTTAATCAGCAACCTTGCGGCTTCGGTTGTAACGTTTATTATTCTCCTGCCGGAAATTTTTGCAAACCTGGAAATTAAATTTAACAAAGAGTTATTTATTGAACTTTTGAAGTTTTCGCTTCCTTATATTCCCGCAGGAATAAGCGCGAATATCATACAGGTAATCGACAGACCAATGCTCGTATATCTGACGAATGATCAGACAGCAGGGATATATACTGCGAATTACAAGCTCGGGATAATAATGATGATATTCGTTACAATGTTTGATTTTGCGTGGCGACCTTTCTTTTTGAACAATGCGAAGGATGAAAATGCAAAGTTATTGTTCTCAAAAGTGATGACTTTATTTATTATGGTAGGAGCGTTCATTTGTCTTGTAACAACTTTATTTTTGAATGACATCATTCTGATTTTTGGTCAAAGCTACAGGTCGGGACTGGAGATTGTACCTATTATTTTGACAGCATATTTATTGAACGGGGTGTATGTGAATCTGATGCCGGGAATTTACTTCAAGAAAAAGACAAAATACCTGCCTTTGATAACGGGAATAGCTGCGGCTGCAAATGTAGTCTCAAACTTGCTTCTAATCCCATCGTTAGGAATGATGGGAGCGGCATATTCAACTTTGCTGAGTTATTTACTAATGGTAATCGGAATTTATATAACAGCGCAGAAGTTTTACAGAATTGATTATGAATATTTTAAAATCTGCATGATTTTTTTAAGCTTAATTTCCGTTATTTTATTTTGGTTTTATTCCCCCCAAATAAATCTTATCACAAAATTGCTGATAATTGCAGGATACATCGGCATAGTATTTGCATTTAAAATTGTGAATTTTAGCACCGTTGCTAAATTGGTTAAAACTAAGGGTGTATGA
- the nadC gene encoding carboxylating nicotinate-nucleotide diphosphorylase encodes MKIKLNHYKNFNWRECDKLIRLALQEDVGRGDVTSEFLIPRNEHSKAIVLVKETGIIAGLKIFERVFELIDKNVKVKFFVKDGDKVKKGKVAGEISGKTRSLLMGERLSLNIIQRMSGIATMLNEATRRLNNKNIKILDTRKTTPNFRLFEKLAVKIGGGENHRFGLYDMMLIKDNHIEANDGIENVLKKLKRFRKKVKVEIEVKDLNELKLVVEKGRGLVDRIMFDNFNLSQLKKAGELVKGRFETEISGGVNISNIRKYSKLRGINYISSGALTHSNKSLDIALDFIS; translated from the coding sequence TTGAAAATAAAATTGAATCACTATAAAAATTTTAACTGGAGAGAGTGTGATAAGCTGATTAGATTAGCTTTGCAGGAAGATGTCGGTAGGGGTGATGTTACGTCAGAGTTTTTGATTCCAAGGAATGAACATTCGAAGGCAATTGTTTTGGTTAAGGAAACAGGAATCATTGCGGGATTAAAAATTTTTGAGAGAGTTTTTGAACTGATAGATAAAAATGTTAAGGTAAAATTTTTTGTTAAGGATGGTGATAAGGTTAAAAAAGGAAAAGTTGCGGGAGAGATTTCGGGAAAGACGAGAAGTTTACTTATGGGTGAAAGACTGAGCTTAAATATTATTCAGAGGATGAGCGGGATTGCAACGATGTTGAACGAAGCAACGAGAAGATTGAATAATAAGAACATAAAGATTTTAGATACAAGAAAGACCACCCCGAATTTCAGATTGTTTGAAAAACTTGCAGTGAAAATCGGCGGCGGTGAAAATCACAGGTTTGGCTTATATGATATGATGCTTATAAAAGATAATCATATCGAAGCAAATGACGGAATTGAAAATGTTTTGAAGAAACTCAAAAGGTTCAGGAAAAAAGTAAAGGTTGAGATTGAAGTAAAAGATTTAAATGAGCTGAAACTTGTTGTCGAGAAAGGAAGGGGATTAGTTGACAGGATTATGTTTGATAATTTTAATTTAAGTCAGCTTAAAAAAGCCGGTGAGTTGGTGAAGGGAAGATTTGAAACTGAGATTTCGGGTGGTGTGAATATTTCAAATATCAGAAAATATTCAAAACTGCGCGGAATCAATTATATATCCTCGGGAGCGCTGACTCACTCAAATAAGTCGCTAGATATAGCATTAGATTTTATATCTTGA
- a CDS encoding thioesterase family protein encodes MIVTEIQQRVLYAHTDKMGVVYYGRYYEYFEAGRNDMLRQIGYPYTEMEAIGIALPVIESSAKYFSSATYDDVITIKTILKEVPTVKIRIEYELYLGDRLVVTGHTVHSFVKADTMKPTRPPERLLEIVKGRI; translated from the coding sequence ATGATAGTAACAGAAATACAGCAGAGAGTTTTGTATGCGCATACGGATAAGATGGGTGTGGTGTATTATGGCAGGTATTATGAATATTTTGAAGCCGGAAGAAATGATATGCTGAGGCAGATTGGTTATCCATATACAGAGATGGAAGCAATCGGGATTGCACTTCCGGTGATTGAGAGTTCGGCAAAATATTTTTCATCGGCGACTTATGATGATGTGATTACCATAAAAACGATTTTGAAAGAAGTGCCGACTGTGAAAATAAGAATTGAGTATGAGCTGTATCTTGGTGATAGATTGGTTGTAACGGGGCATACGGTGCATTCTTTTGTGAAGGCGGATACGATGAAGCCGACAAGACCACCGGAGAGATTGTTGGAGATAGTTAAGGGGAGGATTTAA
- a CDS encoding FAD-linked oxidase C-terminal domain-containing protein, with translation MYNKINDEVLNKLTEIAGKENIFLDDYNLDIYSKDYTEDFRFKPEVIVKPHTTQEVSQIIKLANEFSIPVYPRGGGTGLSGGALAIFGGICLSMENFKKIIEIDDVNFQAVVEPGVITQIFQDECEKKDMYYPPDPASRGSCTLGGNLAECAGGPRAVKYGVTKDYILGIEFVSPTGEILNTGARVIKNVTGYNLTQLIVGSEGTLGVITKIIFKLIPKPKHKKVLLAAFDDMRNCTAAVAEIFRAGITPSALEFMEKSAIQAAERQLHKVFPNNEAAAQLLIEVDGNYEDQLNSDIETIAGVLERFNVIDIVLAEDAQKMNELWALRRCIGEAVKSISAYKEEDTVVPRAKIPELVSGVKEICERYGITSICYGHAGDGNVHVNILKDKLDSKAWDENIEPAVKEIFQLTVGLGGTISGEHGIGYSQKNYLSIALKKDEIDLMKKIKDTMDPKGILNPGKIFGD, from the coding sequence ATGTATAATAAGATTAACGATGAAGTTCTAAATAAGCTTACAGAAATCGCAGGGAAAGAAAATATTTTTCTTGACGACTATAACTTAGATATATACTCCAAAGATTACACGGAAGACTTCCGGTTCAAGCCGGAAGTCATCGTGAAGCCGCACACCACACAAGAAGTAAGCCAAATCATAAAATTAGCGAATGAGTTTTCCATTCCTGTTTATCCGCGAGGCGGAGGAACGGGGCTGTCAGGTGGAGCTTTGGCAATTTTCGGCGGGATATGTTTATCGATGGAAAATTTTAAGAAGATAATTGAAATCGATGACGTGAATTTTCAGGCGGTTGTAGAGCCGGGAGTTATCACGCAGATTTTTCAGGATGAGTGTGAAAAGAAGGATATGTATTATCCGCCTGACCCAGCATCACGGGGAAGCTGTACGCTTGGAGGCAATCTTGCGGAGTGCGCGGGCGGTCCGAGAGCGGTGAAGTACGGAGTGACGAAGGATTATATTTTAGGAATTGAGTTTGTTTCTCCAACGGGAGAAATTTTGAATACGGGTGCGAGGGTGATAAAAAATGTTACGGGATATAATCTGACACAGCTCATTGTCGGCAGTGAGGGAACGCTTGGGGTAATTACAAAAATTATTTTCAAGCTTATACCGAAACCTAAACATAAAAAAGTTTTGCTTGCTGCTTTTGATGATATGCGTAACTGCACGGCAGCAGTTGCGGAGATTTTCAGAGCGGGTATTACACCGTCAGCATTAGAGTTTATGGAGAAGTCTGCTATTCAGGCGGCGGAAAGGCAATTGCATAAAGTTTTTCCGAACAATGAAGCGGCGGCGCAGTTGTTGATTGAAGTCGATGGGAATTATGAAGACCAGTTGAACAGCGATATCGAAACCATTGCAGGAGTGCTTGAGAGGTTTAATGTGATTGATATTGTTCTTGCCGAAGATGCGCAGAAAATGAATGAGCTTTGGGCTTTGCGCAGGTGCATTGGCGAAGCGGTGAAATCAATATCGGCTTATAAGGAAGAAGATACCGTTGTTCCGAGAGCGAAAATTCCTGAGCTTGTAAGCGGAGTGAAAGAAATCTGCGAGAGGTATGGCATTACTTCGATTTGCTATGGACATGCGGGTGATGGTAATGTGCATGTGAATATTTTGAAGGATAAATTAGATAGTAAAGCTTGGGATGAAAACATTGAGCCGGCGGTTAAGGAAATTTTTCAGTTGACCGTCGGTCTTGGCGGAACGATTTCGGGCGAGCACGGAATTGGGTATTCACAGAAAAATTATTTATCGATTGCCTTGAAGAAAGATGAGATTGATTTGATGAAGAAGATTAAGGATACGATGGACCCGAAGGGGATTTTGAATCCGGGGAAGATATTTGGGGATTAG
- a CDS encoding trypsin-like peptidase domain-containing protein has protein sequence MNKVKVAIGIFVALSLATGVLVGKYLLSGDGNNNSNKLTPAVNKTEQTQQISDDRQTAITRAIAKVSNAIVGINVEEEREVQNPFFNDPFFRQFFGDQGSQKQVVKGLGSGYIISADGYILTNDHVAGHATKISVTLTSGETVQARLIGSDPISDVALLKIDKSNLTFINLGNSDNIIIGEWVIALGNPFGLFEINDQPTVTVGVVSAKNMKVSAGDGQRIYRDMIQTDASINSGNSGGPLIDTDGNVIGMNTIIYTGSQFSQGSIGVGFAISINRVRGILEQLKANGKIDRNFNVGFRIQGIDERVANYYGLKSKNGVIVTQVLRGSLSDNAGLKTEDIIVEVNGEKIMNEQDLIFSINDLQVGDTVKMKIIRSGDEEEIEMKLTSSN, from the coding sequence ATGAATAAAGTAAAAGTAGCCATCGGAATATTCGTTGCGTTGTCTCTTGCAACCGGTGTATTGGTAGGAAAATATTTATTGTCAGGTGACGGTAATAATAATTCAAATAAGTTAACTCCTGCAGTTAATAAAACAGAACAGACTCAGCAAATATCAGATGACAGGCAAACGGCAATCACGAGAGCGATTGCAAAAGTATCGAATGCAATAGTCGGCATTAACGTGGAAGAAGAGCGTGAAGTTCAGAATCCATTTTTTAATGATCCGTTCTTCAGACAGTTTTTCGGAGACCAGGGTTCGCAAAAGCAAGTTGTGAAAGGATTGGGTTCAGGTTATATAATTTCTGCCGATGGATATATTCTGACCAATGACCACGTTGCAGGACATGCGACAAAAATTTCGGTTACGTTAACATCAGGCGAGACAGTTCAGGCGAGACTTATCGGAAGCGACCCGATATCTGATGTTGCGCTTCTGAAAATTGATAAGAGCAATCTTACGTTTATAAATCTCGGAAATTCAGACAACATCATCATTGGTGAGTGGGTTATTGCGCTTGGCAATCCTTTCGGATTGTTTGAAATAAATGACCAGCCGACTGTAACAGTCGGGGTTGTGAGCGCAAAGAACATGAAAGTAAGCGCGGGTGACGGACAAAGAATTTACAGGGACATGATTCAGACTGATGCTTCGATTAATTCAGGTAACTCAGGCGGTCCGTTGATTGATACGGACGGAAATGTAATCGGTATGAACACGATTATCTATACAGGCAGCCAGTTTTCGCAGGGAAGTATCGGAGTTGGATTTGCAATTTCAATTAATAGAGTTCGCGGTATTCTTGAACAATTAAAAGCAAATGGAAAAATAGACAGAAACTTTAATGTCGGATTCAGAATTCAGGGTATTGATGAAAGAGTTGCGAATTACTACGGTCTGAAAAGCAAAAACGGAGTCATTGTAACACAGGTTTTGCGCGGAAGTCTTTCGGATAATGCGGGTTTGAAAACCGAAGACATTATTGTTGAAGTGAATGGTGAAAAAATTATGAACGAACAGGATTTGATTTTTTCAATCAATGATTTACAGGTAGGGGATACGGTTAAGATGAAAATTATCCGAAGCGGTGATGAAGAAGAGATTGAAATGAAATTAACATCATCGAATTAA
- a CDS encoding transketolase C-terminal domain-containing protein, with translation MKYNIENPEMKETRQGFADAIVELGKTNEKIVVLGGDVTGSVKTNFFRDAYPDRFFSVGIAEQDMMGTAAGMALIGKIPIASTYGEFATGRPFDQIRQSIAYSEMNVKICASHCGISVGPDGATHQSLEDVGIMRILPHMTVCTPCDYNQTYKTMVACIDAVGPFYVRFYRDKTPNFTSMDDKFEIGKADLLVDGSDVTLIANGLLVWEAIVASEMLKKDGISARVVNMHTIKPIDVDMILKCAKETGYIVTCEDHQKQCGLFGAVAEVLAERMPTQMDYIAVEDTFGESGKIYELMNKYLIDRDAIVKKVKKRLKK, from the coding sequence ATGAAGTATAATATTGAAAATCCTGAAATGAAGGAGACGAGGCAAGGATTTGCGGATGCCATTGTTGAGTTAGGCAAAACAAATGAAAAAATTGTAGTGCTTGGCGGAGACGTGACGGGTTCGGTGAAGACAAATTTTTTCAGAGATGCATATCCCGACAGGTTTTTTTCGGTTGGAATTGCGGAACAGGATATGATGGGTACTGCAGCGGGCATGGCGCTGATTGGAAAGATTCCGATTGCATCTACATACGGAGAGTTTGCAACTGGAAGACCTTTCGACCAGATTCGTCAGTCGATTGCATACAGCGAGATGAATGTGAAAATCTGCGCTTCGCACTGCGGGATTTCAGTTGGTCCTGACGGGGCAACGCACCAGTCGCTTGAAGACGTCGGGATTATGAGAATACTTCCTCACATGACTGTTTGCACACCCTGTGATTATAACCAGACTTATAAAACAATGGTTGCGTGCATCGATGCGGTTGGTCCGTTTTATGTGAGATTTTATCGCGACAAGACTCCGAACTTCACGAGCATGGATGATAAATTTGAAATCGGGAAAGCGGATTTGCTTGTTGACGGAAGTGATGTAACATTAATTGCAAACGGATTGTTAGTATGGGAGGCGATAGTTGCTTCGGAGATGCTTAAGAAAGACGGCATCAGCGCGAGAGTTGTGAACATGCATACGATTAAGCCGATTGATGTGGATATGATTTTGAAATGCGCGAAAGAAACGGGATATATTGTTACGTGTGAAGACCATCAGAAACAATGCGGGCTTTTTGGAGCGGTTGCAGAAGTGCTTGCGGAACGAATGCCGACTCAGATGGATTATATCGCTGTCGAAGATACCTTCGGTGAGAGCGGTAAGATATATGAGCTGATGAATAAGTATCTGATTGACCGTGATGCAATTGTGAAGAAGGTGAAGAAGAGACTGAAGAAATAA